The DNA window GGTATGGAAACGGCGTTATTTGGTTTAGGCTGTTTTTGGGGTGCAGAACGTAAATTTTGGCAACTACCAGGCGTTTATACCACTGCTGTTGGTTATGCAGCCGGAATTACACCCAACCCCACTTATGAAGAAGTATGTACAGGTATGACTGGTCACAATGAAGTCGTCTTCGTTGTATTTGACCCCCAAGTTATTAGTTACGCTCAACTTCTCAAAGTTTTTTGGGAAAGCCACAACCCCACCCAAGGAATGCGCCAAGGTAACGACGTTGGCACACAATACCGTTCCGGGATTTACGTCTATTCTGCAAGTCAAAAACAGCAAGCCGAAGCATCACGAGATGCTTATCAACAAGAACTAACCAAAGCGCGTTATGGCGAAATCACCACAGAAATTCTCGATGCACCAGAATTTTACTATGCTGAAGCTTATCATCAGCAATACCTCGCCAAAAATCCCAACGGCTATTGTGGTTTAGGTGGGACAAATGTTGCTTGTCCGGTAGGTGTGTTTCAGGCAGAAGTGAAGTAAGAGCAATCTTCCCTTAAGATACATTCTGCACCTAACCCCGACGAATGGAATGAGACTGTTGGCTAATTGATAGGTGGTCTAACCCATCGTTAATTGACCAGAAGGCTATAGTATGTATATTCATTCATTGCACCAAGCGACTGAAGTCATTTGGTGCAATGAATATAAATACCCTTTTCTAAACCCTACCTCAAGCTTACTGTT is part of the Aulosira sp. FACHB-615 genome and encodes:
- the msrA gene encoding peptide-methionine (S)-S-oxide reductase MsrA; the encoded protein is MVLFGFGKKKLSLPTAEEALPGRSKVMPVPAHHYVNNNALKPPFPAGMETALFGLGCFWGAERKFWQLPGVYTTAVGYAAGITPNPTYEEVCTGMTGHNEVVFVVFDPQVISYAQLLKVFWESHNPTQGMRQGNDVGTQYRSGIYVYSASQKQQAEASRDAYQQELTKARYGEITTEILDAPEFYYAEAYHQQYLAKNPNGYCGLGGTNVACPVGVFQAEVK